Proteins from a single region of Nitratidesulfovibrio sp.:
- the queF gene encoding preQ(1) synthase yields MTRKSASPASGSASANASGSTSGSTSGSTSGTADATHTRSQDQTAHLRTLGVKADYPHAGPGPHILEAFPNNFPDRPYIVSIAFPEFTSLCPVTGQPDFATIVTEYIPDQLCVESKSFKLYMFAYRNHQSFMETITNTVLDHMTEALDPLWCRVKGLFTPRGGTHLHVFAERFKQVEEPRAAMVREMVSEWKRESGRHTV; encoded by the coding sequence ATGACCAGGAAGTCCGCATCCCCCGCGTCCGGTTCCGCGTCCGCCAACGCATCCGGCAGCACATCGGGCAGCACATCGGGCAGCACATCGGGCACCGCCGACGCCACCCATACCCGCAGCCAGGACCAGACCGCCCACCTGCGCACGCTGGGCGTGAAGGCCGACTACCCGCACGCCGGGCCCGGCCCGCACATTTTGGAAGCCTTCCCCAACAATTTCCCGGACCGGCCCTACATCGTGAGCATCGCCTTTCCGGAATTCACCTCGCTGTGTCCGGTGACCGGCCAGCCCGACTTTGCCACCATCGTCACCGAATACATCCCCGACCAACTGTGCGTGGAGTCGAAAAGCTTCAAGCTGTACATGTTCGCGTACCGCAACCACCAGTCGTTCATGGAAACCATCACCAACACCGTGCTCGACCACATGACCGAGGCGCTGGACCCGCTGTGGTGCCGGGTGAAGGGACTGTTCACGCCCCGCGGCGGCACCCACCTGCATGTGTTCGCCGAACGCTTCAAGCAGGTGGAGGAGCCGCGCGCGGCCATGGTGCGCGAAATGGTATCGGAGTGGAAACGCGAGAGCGGGCGGCACACGGTGTAG
- a CDS encoding NAD-glutamate dehydrogenase domain-containing protein: MAESHAKGVEEALSLVKGGLGGIADQVVPWFFANMPDYYLRTHSVTEQVHHLQAIISGRVVTDNHAVRLASPDGRKITYISPSASRDLHGILAGLLGEHIETARIYTTADGQLGLNEFLLAPQPRAGSLRTVQGDDLFSAALDAMRASGELPETDMPPFAAFLATANAEYVEKFDPVRAARHFRLLREIGGGDDTGLLIEQCTAPAGPAGPAEPAGPAGPAASEGIGAAGAAAAELSAEPCDIRRETRIVVAMRHPPATGLLLQIARIMRRLDITVHRAYADTFADESGETAIMSFYVSHKGDLILDDSALWQNLRKKLRLVKWFAPHELEILADEESWPIKRIMLLQAACGFAHVFLAKDNQWAFSTQNVVRVVLARRAETAALVDWFEARFDPTLGEREAAARRLEADATDAVNAVADERERAVLLMIQRFFRHVLRTNYFLDTIYGLSFRLDPEFLPPAYRYEGEELPFGIFFFHAPGGLGFHIRYRDMARGGVRVVPTRTQEQFELESNRLYDEVKGLAYAQQVKNKDIPEGGAKAVILLGPLGDVGLAVASVINSLLDVVLPGQDTPALPGVVDYLGREEIIYCGPDENIQPAHIAWMVERARQRGYRWPSAFMSSKAGAGINHKQYGVTSIGLMVFAEEMLRHLGIDPFAQPFTVKITGGPKGDVAGNLMRLMFEAYGGNVRIVAVSDGHGGAWDPDGLDQSELLRLVDAQRSISAFDPARLRGEGAWVATSDTPEGVRRRNTLHNTAHADIFIPAGGRPDTINTRNWHDFFDRGGVPTARAIIEGANLFVAPEARKRLAERGVLVVHGSSANKTGVICSSYEVLGGLVMTDEEFIAHKERFVAEVLDILRVRARDEARLLLAEIRRCDGCKALHEISVDVSLEMNAVADALYAALVARGEPVEADPALRQVLLGYLPPVLVERFPERIFERIPLRHQYALVAAHTASRIVYAEGAGWLAPLARQRDAESVARAWLREDGRIRDLIAAVSRSGLPEATAVVHLLERGARKRATEEALGLE, translated from the coding sequence ATGGCCGAGTCCCATGCCAAAGGAGTGGAAGAAGCGCTCTCGCTCGTCAAGGGCGGGCTTGGCGGCATTGCCGATCAGGTGGTGCCGTGGTTTTTTGCCAATATGCCGGACTATTACCTGCGTACCCACTCGGTGACGGAGCAGGTGCACCACCTGCAAGCCATCATTTCCGGCCGGGTGGTCACGGACAACCACGCCGTGCGCCTGGCCAGCCCGGACGGCCGCAAGATCACCTACATTTCCCCCTCCGCCTCGCGCGACCTGCACGGCATTCTGGCCGGTCTGCTGGGTGAGCACATCGAGACCGCGCGCATCTACACCACGGCCGATGGGCAATTGGGGCTGAACGAATTCCTGCTGGCCCCGCAGCCCCGCGCGGGCAGCCTGCGCACAGTCCAGGGTGACGACCTGTTCAGCGCCGCTCTGGACGCCATGCGCGCCAGCGGCGAGCTGCCGGAAACGGACATGCCTCCCTTTGCCGCGTTTCTGGCCACCGCCAACGCGGAATACGTGGAAAAATTCGACCCGGTGCGGGCCGCCCGCCACTTCCGGCTGCTGCGCGAGATAGGCGGCGGCGATGACACCGGCCTGCTCATCGAACAGTGCACGGCGCCCGCCGGGCCCGCCGGGCCCGCCGAGCCCGCCGGACCCGCCGGACCCGCCGCGTCCGAAGGGATAGGGGCAGCCGGGGCAGCCGCAGCCGAATTGTCGGCGGAGCCCTGTGACATCCGGCGCGAGACGCGCATCGTGGTGGCCATGCGCCATCCCCCGGCCACGGGCCTGCTGCTGCAAATCGCAAGGATCATGCGCCGCCTGGACATCACCGTGCACCGCGCCTACGCGGACACCTTCGCCGACGAGTCGGGCGAGACGGCCATCATGAGCTTTTACGTGTCGCACAAGGGCGACCTGATCCTGGACGATTCCGCCCTGTGGCAGAACCTGCGCAAGAAGCTGCGCCTGGTGAAGTGGTTTGCCCCGCATGAACTGGAAATCCTGGCCGACGAGGAATCCTGGCCCATCAAGCGCATCATGCTGTTGCAGGCCGCCTGCGGCTTTGCCCACGTGTTCCTGGCCAAGGACAACCAGTGGGCCTTCAGTACCCAGAACGTGGTGCGCGTCGTGCTGGCCCGCCGGGCCGAAACCGCGGCGTTGGTGGACTGGTTCGAGGCCCGCTTCGACCCCACCCTGGGCGAGCGCGAGGCGGCTGCCCGCAGGCTGGAGGCCGACGCAACGGACGCCGTGAATGCGGTGGCCGACGAGCGCGAGCGAGCCGTGCTGCTGATGATCCAGCGCTTCTTTCGCCATGTGCTGCGCACCAACTATTTCCTCGATACCATTTATGGCTTGTCCTTCCGGCTGGACCCGGAATTCCTGCCTCCCGCCTATCGCTACGAGGGCGAGGAACTGCCCTTCGGCATCTTCTTCTTCCACGCGCCGGGGGGCCTTGGCTTTCACATCCGCTACCGCGACATGGCGCGCGGCGGCGTGCGCGTGGTGCCCACCCGCACCCAGGAGCAGTTCGAGCTGGAATCGAACCGCCTGTATGACGAGGTGAAGGGGCTGGCCTATGCCCAGCAGGTCAAGAACAAGGACATCCCGGAGGGCGGGGCCAAGGCGGTCATCCTGCTGGGGCCGCTGGGCGACGTGGGGCTGGCCGTGGCCTCGGTGATCAACTCGCTGCTGGACGTGGTGCTGCCCGGCCAGGACACCCCGGCCCTGCCCGGCGTGGTGGATTACCTGGGCCGGGAAGAAATCATCTACTGCGGCCCGGACGAGAACATCCAGCCTGCGCACATCGCCTGGATGGTGGAACGCGCCCGCCAGCGCGGCTACCGCTGGCCCTCGGCGTTCATGAGCTCCAAGGCCGGGGCTGGCATCAACCACAAGCAGTACGGCGTCACCAGCATCGGGCTGATGGTCTTTGCCGAGGAAATGCTGCGGCATCTGGGCATCGACCCCTTCGCCCAGCCGTTCACGGTGAAGATCACCGGCGGCCCCAAGGGCGACGTGGCGGGCAACCTGATGCGCCTGATGTTCGAGGCCTATGGCGGCAACGTCCGCATCGTGGCTGTCAGCGACGGGCACGGCGGGGCCTGGGACCCGGACGGGCTGGACCAGTCCGAACTGCTGCGCCTCGTGGATGCCCAGCGCAGCATCAGCGCCTTCGACCCGGCTCGGCTACGCGGCGAGGGGGCGTGGGTGGCCACGTCCGACACCCCGGAAGGGGTGCGCCGCCGCAACACCCTGCACAACACCGCCCACGCGGACATCTTCATTCCCGCCGGGGGGCGGCCCGATACCATCAATACCCGCAACTGGCACGACTTCTTCGACCGGGGCGGGGTGCCCACGGCGCGTGCCATCATAGAGGGGGCCAACCTGTTCGTGGCGCCGGAGGCGCGCAAGCGCCTGGCCGAGCGCGGGGTGCTGGTGGTGCACGGCTCGTCGGCCAACAAGACCGGGGTCATCTGCTCTTCGTACGAGGTGCTGGGCGGCCTGGTCATGACCGACGAGGAGTTCATCGCCCACAAGGAACGCTTCGTGGCCGAGGTGCTGGACATCCTGCGGGTGCGCGCCCGCGACGAGGCGCGCCTGCTGCTGGCCGAGATTCGCCGTTGCGATGGCTGCAAGGCCCTGCACGAGATTTCCGTGGATGTCTCGCTGGAGATGAACGCCGTGGCCGACGCGCTGTACGCCGCGCTGGTGGCGCGCGGCGAACCGGTGGAGGCGGACCCGGCCCTGCGCCAGGTGCTGCTGGGCTATCTGCCCCCGGTGCTGGTCGAGCGCTTTCCCGAGCGGATATTCGAACGCATTCCGTTGCGTCACCAGTACGCGCTGGTGGCCGCGCACACGGCCTCGCGCATTGTCTACGCGGAAGGCGCGGGCTGGCTGGCCCCGCTGGCGCGCCAGCGTGACGCCGAAAGCGTGGCCCGGGCCTGGCTGCGCGAGGACGGTCGCATCCGCGACCTGATCGCGGCGGTGTCGCGCAGCGGGCTGCCGGAAGCCACGGCCGTGGTGCACCTGCTGGAGCGCGGCGCGCGCAAGCGGGCCACCGAAGAGGCGCTGGGGCTGGAATGA
- a CDS encoding transporter substrate-binding domain-containing protein, which translates to MKLFKLLAAMLLAVLVAAPAMAADIELAKKSTLNEIVARGELRVGFDAGYMPFEMTDKNGNYVGFDIDLAKELAKAMGVKFVPVNTDFDGMIPALLSDKFDIIISGMTVTQERNLRINFADPYIVVGQSVIVSKKLEGKVKTWEDLNKPEYTVVSRLGTTGEEAAKRMLPKAKYKSFEKEADGALEVINGKADAWVYDMPFNVVFMAEQGKGKALHLDKPFTYEPLGFGIKKGDPDFLNFLDNFLSQIKNDGRYDRIYGKWMKSTEWRAQVQ; encoded by the coding sequence ATGAAACTGTTCAAGCTGCTGGCCGCCATGCTGCTGGCCGTGCTCGTCGCCGCGCCCGCCATGGCCGCCGACATCGAGCTGGCCAAGAAGTCCACCCTCAACGAAATCGTGGCGCGCGGCGAACTGCGCGTCGGCTTCGACGCGGGCTACATGCCCTTCGAAATGACCGACAAGAACGGCAACTACGTCGGCTTCGACATCGACCTCGCCAAGGAACTGGCCAAGGCCATGGGCGTGAAGTTCGTGCCCGTGAACACCGACTTCGACGGCATGATCCCGGCGCTGCTCAGCGACAAGTTCGACATCATCATCAGCGGCATGACCGTGACCCAAGAGCGCAACCTGCGCATCAATTTCGCCGATCCGTACATCGTGGTCGGCCAATCGGTCATCGTCAGCAAGAAGCTGGAAGGCAAGGTCAAGACCTGGGAAGACCTGAACAAGCCGGAATACACCGTGGTCTCGCGCCTTGGCACCACCGGCGAGGAAGCCGCCAAGCGCATGCTGCCCAAGGCCAAGTACAAGTCCTTCGAAAAGGAAGCCGACGGCGCGCTGGAAGTCATCAACGGCAAGGCCGACGCCTGGGTGTACGACATGCCCTTCAACGTGGTGTTCATGGCCGAGCAGGGCAAGGGCAAGGCCCTTCACCTGGACAAGCCCTTCACCTACGAGCCGCTGGGCTTCGGCATCAAGAAGGGTGACCCCGATTTCCTGAACTTCCTGGACAACTTCCTGAGTCAGATCAAGAACGACGGCCGCTACGACCGCATCTACGGCAAGTGGATGAAGTCGACCGAGTGGCGCGCCCAGGTGCAATAG
- a CDS encoding ABC transporter permease subunit (The N-terminal region of this protein, as described by TIGR01726, is a three transmembrane segment that identifies a subfamily of ABC transporter permease subunits, which specificities that include histidine, arginine, glutamine, glutamate, L-cystine (sic), the opines (in Agrobacterium) octopine and nopaline, etc.) has product MTQYRGLDKPKGRSFFLFWKAMFVAAMLALVAFFWVASSSVEYIWRWNRVPQYFWVNEASDVRSEAEGDVTIIDRQGTEHRVVVRDSKGEEHPHLLPGEGKVLVSSGDFAYRGDVLGRYQLNRPGILLEGLWVTLEVSVLAIIGGIVIGVVTGLCRISINPMLRWGAIAYIEIIRGSPLLVQIFLWYFVVGTLINALLEHVGLGGISPLWYGVMALALFTGAYVAEIVRAGIQSVHRGQMEAARSLGMSYAQAMRKVILPQAFRRIMPPLAGQFISLIKDSSLLGVIAIRELTKATREVVTTSLQPFELWIVCAVLYLVLTFTLSLFVQYLERRAIR; this is encoded by the coding sequence ATGACGCAGTACAGAGGGCTGGACAAGCCCAAGGGCAGGAGCTTCTTCCTGTTCTGGAAAGCCATGTTCGTGGCGGCCATGCTGGCGCTGGTGGCGTTCTTCTGGGTCGCCTCCTCGTCGGTGGAATACATCTGGCGCTGGAACCGGGTGCCGCAGTACTTCTGGGTGAACGAGGCTTCGGACGTGCGTTCCGAGGCCGAGGGCGATGTGACCATCATCGACCGCCAGGGCACCGAACACCGCGTGGTGGTGCGCGACTCGAAGGGCGAGGAGCACCCCCACCTGCTGCCCGGCGAGGGCAAGGTGCTGGTTTCCTCGGGCGATTTCGCCTACCGGGGCGACGTGCTGGGCCGCTATCAGCTGAACAGGCCCGGCATCCTGCTGGAAGGGCTGTGGGTAACCCTTGAAGTCAGCGTGCTGGCCATCATCGGCGGCATCGTCATCGGGGTGGTCACGGGGCTGTGCCGCATCTCCATCAACCCCATGCTGCGCTGGGGGGCCATCGCCTACATCGAGATCATTCGCGGCTCGCCGCTGCTGGTGCAGATATTCCTGTGGTATTTCGTGGTGGGCACGCTCATCAACGCGCTGCTGGAGCACGTGGGCCTTGGGGGCATATCGCCCTTGTGGTACGGCGTCATGGCGCTGGCCCTGTTCACCGGGGCGTACGTGGCAGAAATCGTGCGCGCGGGCATCCAGTCGGTGCACCGGGGGCAGATGGAGGCCGCGCGCTCGCTGGGCATGAGCTACGCCCAGGCCATGCGCAAGGTCATCCTGCCCCAGGCCTTCCGGCGCATCATGCCGCCGCTGGCCGGACAGTTCATCAGCCTGATCAAGGATTCGTCGCTGCTCGGGGTCATCGCCATCCGCGAACTGACCAAGGCCACGCGCGAGGTGGTCACCACCTCGCTCCAGCCGTTCGAGCTGTGGATCGTCTGTGCGGTGCTGTACCTTGTGCTTACCTTCACCCTTTCGCTGTTCGTACAGTACCTTGAACGCAGGGCCATCCGATGA
- a CDS encoding amino acid ABC transporter ATP-binding protein, protein MINATNVHKFFYTPDKLHALRGVSLTVAPAEVVVIIGPSGSGKSTFLRCLNRLEYADEGSILIEGRDILDPDCEINEVRAEVGMVFQSFNLFPHLSVLENLTLAQTTVRKRGKAEAEKKGMELLRKVGIAEKHNVYPDQLSGGQQQRVAIARALAMDPKAMLFDEPTSALDPEMVGEVLDVMKNLAREGMTMVVVTHEMGFAREVADRVVFMDQGSILEVGSPDKFFTAPEHDRTKLFLSQIL, encoded by the coding sequence ATGATCAATGCCACCAACGTCCACAAGTTCTTCTACACCCCCGACAAGCTGCACGCCCTGCGCGGCGTTTCGCTTACCGTCGCCCCCGCCGAGGTGGTGGTCATCATCGGCCCTTCCGGTTCGGGCAAGAGCACGTTTTTGCGCTGCCTGAACCGGTTGGAATACGCCGACGAAGGCTCCATTCTCATCGAAGGGCGCGACATACTGGACCCCGATTGCGAGATCAACGAGGTGCGGGCCGAGGTCGGCATGGTGTTCCAGTCGTTCAACCTGTTTCCGCACCTGAGCGTGCTGGAGAACCTGACCCTGGCCCAGACCACCGTGCGCAAGCGCGGCAAGGCCGAGGCCGAGAAGAAGGGCATGGAACTCTTGCGCAAGGTGGGCATTGCCGAAAAGCACAACGTGTACCCCGACCAGCTTTCCGGCGGGCAGCAGCAGCGGGTGGCCATTGCCCGCGCGCTGGCCATGGACCCGAAAGCCATGCTGTTCGACGAGCCCACCAGCGCCCTGGACCCGGAAATGGTGGGCGAGGTGCTGGACGTCATGAAGAACCTGGCCCGCGAGGGCATGACCATGGTGGTGGTGACGCACGAGATGGGCTTTGCCCGCGAAGTGGCGGACCGCGTGGTGTTCATGGACCAGGGCAGCATTCTGGAAGTGGGGTCGCCGGACAAGTTCTTCACCGCGCCCGAGCATGACCGGACCAAGTTGTTCCTGAGCCAGATATTGTAG
- a CDS encoding LysE family translocator, translating to MNHEFLAFLGLAALLVVTPGPDTMLVVRNALRAGAWGGVATTFGCVSGLLVHVVCSGLGVSAVLVHSAGAFHVVRLVGAAYLVWLGVRALHGAWKGGPDAPDASDAPDAPDTLTAPMASGAGKPAGTATSGPAHWRAYRTASRGMMRRAWAEGFLSNVLNPKVAVFYLAVLPNVVAAGGMAGADGASGAVVLGGAFVRACLFGGMQAVVAVLWFSFLSVSVHRARATLLRPGVQRALEGGVGGLMVGFGLRLALDRG from the coding sequence GTGAATCATGAATTTCTGGCCTTTCTGGGGCTGGCAGCGCTGCTGGTGGTAACCCCCGGCCCGGACACCATGCTGGTGGTGCGCAATGCGTTGCGCGCGGGCGCGTGGGGTGGCGTGGCCACCACGTTCGGCTGCGTGTCGGGGCTGCTGGTGCATGTGGTGTGTTCCGGCCTTGGCGTGTCCGCCGTGCTGGTGCATTCCGCCGGGGCGTTCCATGTGGTGCGTCTGGTGGGGGCCGCGTATCTGGTGTGGCTGGGCGTGCGCGCCCTGCATGGCGCGTGGAAGGGCGGTCCTGATGCGCCCGATGCATCCGATGCACCCGATGCCCCCGATACGTTGACCGCGCCGATGGCATCGGGTGCAGGCAAACCGGCAGGCACCGCGACTTCCGGCCCGGCCCATTGGCGCGCGTACCGCACGGCATCGCGCGGCATGATGCGCCGGGCGTGGGCGGAAGGCTTTCTGAGCAACGTGCTGAACCCCAAGGTGGCCGTGTTCTATCTGGCCGTGCTGCCCAACGTGGTGGCCGCAGGGGGCATGGCGGGGGCCGATGGCGCCTCCGGGGCGGTCGTGCTGGGCGGCGCCTTTGTCCGGGCCTGTCTGTTCGGCGGCATGCAGGCCGTGGTGGCCGTGCTGTGGTTTTCGTTCCTGTCCGTTTCGGTGCACCGGGCGCGCGCCACGCTGCTGCGCCCCGGCGTGCAGCGGGCCCTGGAAGGCGGCGTGGGCGGGCTGATGGTGGGCTTCGGCCTGCGCCTTGCCCTTGATCGAGGATGA